The following coding sequences lie in one Thermosulfuriphilus ammonigenes genomic window:
- the efp gene encoding elongation factor P yields MYDTSDLRKGLKIVIDGDPYVVVDVEFVKPGKGHAMYKTRLKNLITGYVLDKTYRSGEKLEPADVEEIEMQYLYKDGTTYYFMDNQTYDQIPVEEEVVGEAKRFLVENMNVEVLLFKGRPVGINLPNFVELRVVKADPWLKGDTVAGATKPVTLETGHQIQVPLFVKEGDIIKIDTRTGEYVERVKT; encoded by the coding sequence GTGTACGACACCTCTGATCTGCGCAAAGGCCTCAAGATTGTCATAGATGGCGATCCTTACGTGGTGGTGGATGTCGAGTTCGTCAAGCCGGGTAAGGGACACGCCATGTACAAGACCCGTCTCAAAAATCTCATTACTGGCTATGTGCTGGATAAAACCTACCGTTCGGGTGAGAAGCTTGAGCCGGCAGATGTAGAAGAAATAGAGATGCAGTATCTCTATAAAGACGGAACCACCTATTATTTTATGGACAACCAGACCTATGACCAGATCCCCGTGGAGGAAGAGGTAGTCGGTGAGGCCAAAAGGTTTCTGGTGGAGAACATGAACGTTGAGGTTTTGCTCTTTAAAGGAAGGCCGGTGGGTATCAATCTTCCCAATTTTGTTGAGCTCAGGGTGGTCAAGGCCGATCCCTGGCTTAAAGGCGATACTGTAGCCGGGGCTACCAAGCCGGTAACCTTGGAGACCGGTCATCAGATTCAGGTTCCCCTTTTTGTTAAAGAAGGAGACATTATCAAGATAGACACCCGCACTGGTGAGTACGTCGAACGGGTTAAGACATAG
- the epmA gene encoding EF-P lysine aminoacylase EpmA yields MSTSNGLRHRLDPSRLILRARIIRSLRRFFEEEGFIEVSTPLLVSTLAPEPHIEAFSVEDRFLITSPELNLKRLLAEGFTRIFQLGPVFRRGERGRYHLPEFTLLEWYRAEATYEDLMDDCERLFSFILKELGLSKLIYQGQEIDISRPFLRLTVAEAFESLAGRPLGSSIDLERFYQDLAEVIEPALPRHRPVFLYDYPAPAAALARLKSTEPVAERVELYVGGLELANGFSELTDPEEQARRFREDLKKRQALGAKIYPWPETFLKALETMPPAAGMALGVDRLVMLFTDASSIDEVVPFIPEET; encoded by the coding sequence GTGAGTACGTCGAACGGGTTAAGACATAGACTGGATCCCAGTCGTCTTATCCTCCGGGCCCGGATTATTCGGTCCTTACGGCGCTTTTTTGAGGAAGAAGGTTTTATTGAGGTCTCCACTCCTCTTTTGGTTTCCACCCTGGCCCCCGAACCCCACATTGAGGCCTTCTCGGTAGAAGATCGTTTTTTAATAACCTCGCCTGAGCTCAACCTCAAACGCCTTCTGGCAGAGGGTTTTACCCGAATTTTTCAACTTGGTCCTGTTTTTCGCCGTGGGGAGAGGGGCCGTTATCATCTGCCAGAGTTTACTCTTTTGGAGTGGTATAGGGCGGAGGCCACCTATGAAGACCTTATGGATGACTGCGAGCGTCTCTTTTCTTTTATCCTTAAGGAGCTCGGGCTTTCTAAGCTGATTTATCAAGGGCAAGAGATCGACATTAGTCGGCCATTTTTGAGACTTACCGTTGCCGAGGCCTTTGAGTCTCTGGCTGGCCGTCCCCTTGGCTCCTCTATAGATCTTGAGCGTTTCTATCAGGATCTGGCCGAAGTTATCGAGCCGGCCCTTCCCCGACATCGGCCCGTATTCCTTTATGATTATCCGGCTCCGGCGGCAGCTCTGGCCCGCCTTAAATCAACGGAGCCGGTGGCCGAGCGGGTGGAGCTTTATGTGGGGGGCTTGGAGCTGGCTAATGGCTTCTCCGAACTTACAGATCCAGAGGAACAGGCCAGACGCTTTAGGGAGGATCTTAAAAAACGCCAGGCCCTTGGGGCTAAAATTTATCCCTGGCCAGAGACCTTTCTTAAAGCCTTAGAGACGATGCCTCCGGCCGCCGGGATGGCCTTAGGAGTAGATCGCCTAGTCATGCTCTTTACCGATGCCTCTTCCATCGATGAGGTGGTGCCCTTTATCCCCGAGGAGACCTAG
- a CDS encoding LemA family protein gives MSLTLKRALSLIFFFLMVSGLSSCGYNQIQKNDEAVKKAWADLQAALQRRHDLIPNLVEVVKAYAKHERQTLEAVTRARAQVGQIQLSSEITSDPKAMARLAEAEGQLSAALSRLLMVAEKYPELRSSDLFRDLLHQLEGTENRINVARIRYNRAVERFNVSIRIFPNNLTNRFLLHYSTKEPFQAPLEAQTAPKVKFD, from the coding sequence ATGTCCTTAACCCTAAAAAGGGCCTTAAGCCTGATCTTCTTTTTTCTTATGGTTTCGGGGCTTTCTTCCTGTGGCTACAACCAGATTCAAAAAAACGATGAGGCTGTCAAAAAGGCCTGGGCCGATCTTCAGGCCGCTCTGCAGCGTCGTCACGACCTTATTCCCAACCTGGTAGAAGTGGTCAAGGCCTATGCCAAACATGAAAGACAGACTCTGGAGGCTGTAACCCGGGCTCGAGCCCAGGTAGGTCAGATTCAGCTCTCTAGTGAAATTACCTCTGACCCCAAGGCCATGGCCAGACTGGCTGAGGCCGAGGGACAACTTTCTGCCGCCCTTTCCCGTCTGCTCATGGTGGCCGAAAAATATCCAGAACTGCGTTCAAGTGATCTCTTCCGGGATCTTCTTCACCAGCTGGAGGGCACCGAGAACCGGATCAACGTGGCCCGAATACGATACAACCGGGCGGTAGAAAGATTCAATGTCTCCATTCGTATATTCCCCAACAACCTAACAAATAGGTTTCTTCTCCATTACAGCACCAAAGAACCCTTTCAGGCCCCTTTAGAGGCTCAGACGGCCCCCAAAGTAAAGTTCGACTAG
- a CDS encoding prenyltransferase/squalene oxidase repeat-containing protein, with protein sequence MLCSRRTSGSLSPELLEPLKDFTMAREKKTGGFGATPRLPATVEDTYYALRISHLLGFEVDQETHLRYLWDQPYGHIGLASVLFKAAWSLKTLGGTIPETLWQGLPSASPEMPLSELSYLARLTRLLEISRGPTSGLKRLALDKEVRTIRDLYFLLQVIGPGEKLRPLLDWVLAAQNPDGGFGFFPGTTSYLENAYFACFILKAFGLSPRQPDALGAFALSCRRKDGGFARAPGGVSFLETSWYALCILRGLNFII encoded by the coding sequence GTGCTCTGTTCACGGAGGACCAGCGGCTCCCTGTCTCCGGAGCTCTTAGAGCCCCTTAAGGACTTCACCATGGCCCGGGAGAAGAAAACAGGTGGCTTTGGGGCCACTCCCAGGCTGCCAGCAACAGTAGAAGACACCTATTATGCTTTAAGAATCTCTCATCTTCTAGGGTTCGAGGTAGATCAAGAGACCCACCTCAGGTATCTTTGGGACCAACCTTATGGCCATATTGGCCTGGCCTCGGTCCTCTTTAAGGCCGCCTGGAGTCTTAAAACTTTAGGGGGAACCATACCTGAGACCTTATGGCAAGGCCTTCCTTCGGCCAGCCCGGAGATGCCCCTCTCTGAGTTGTCTTATCTTGCCCGTCTAACTAGACTCCTGGAGATCTCCAGGGGGCCAACCTCTGGGCTCAAAAGGTTGGCTCTAGACAAAGAGGTCAGAACTATAAGGGACCTTTATTTCCTCTTACAGGTTATCGGGCCTGGTGAGAAACTCCGCCCCCTTCTTGATTGGGTCCTTGCAGCTCAAAATCCTGACGGAGGCTTTGGCTTCTTTCCGGGAACGACTTCTTATCTAGAAAATGCCTACTTTGCCTGCTTTATCCTCAAGGCCTTTGGTCTATCACCCCGGCAGCCTGATGCTCTTGGGGCCTTTGCCCTCTCCTGCCGTCGCAAAGATGGAGGTTTTGCCCGAGCCCCGGGAGGGGTCTCCTTTCTGGAGACATCCTGGTATGCCCTTTGTATTCTAAGAGGGCTCAATTTCATTATTTAG
- a CDS encoding dynamin family protein has protein sequence MKTSYSLIKEGLGRIVTRLSQINPENGHHRLREISQKLKEEQFNLVVMGQFKRGKSTFVNALLGAEILPTAIVPLTAIVTVLRYGPEVKALVHYLDGRSQEVAISEIPQFVTERGNPKNRLQVKEVEVFYPSDYLKDGVRIIDTPGVGSVYRHNTDVAYAYLPYVDAGIFIVTADPPLSESEHQFLKDVRDHVDKLFFVLNKIDLVDEVDLAEALAFTEEILRLDLGREVRIYPLSAKLALEGKIKADPAKLGKSRFVSFERDLRAFLHQEKGKAFLKAVISSLLRHVADETMAYKLEQEAAKLSLDQLQKKIAQFEEKAQLVEKDRSQMEFILEGEIKKLTEMLDEDLRLLKETQLPELLRRLEMAFSEKVSRGLSSRELEREMEEFVFGEIQRVFSLFRNRESEKMAEALESIYLDLAGRTNQIIETIVRLASDLFKIELKPFTTVEKLTSKSDFYFLLREDPVGLELIQLSVRSALPMFIARGIILRRMRATIADRFERHCGRVRYDLLKRIDSTTRDFRRRLNEKIDLTLSAIREALQRAMALKSQSEQKVSETLSNLSARLAAVEEIRRELFGYQKEVETL, from the coding sequence ATGAAGACAAGCTACTCCCTTATAAAAGAAGGCCTGGGGCGAATAGTTACCCGACTCTCCCAGATAAATCCAGAAAACGGCCACCACAGACTCCGGGAAATCTCCCAAAAGTTAAAAGAAGAGCAGTTCAATCTGGTGGTCATGGGCCAGTTTAAACGCGGCAAATCCACCTTTGTCAACGCCCTTTTGGGAGCAGAGATCCTGCCTACAGCCATTGTTCCCCTGACAGCTATTGTTACAGTTCTCCGTTATGGCCCCGAAGTCAAAGCTCTGGTTCACTATCTGGATGGCCGTAGCCAGGAAGTGGCCATATCCGAGATTCCTCAGTTTGTCACCGAAAGGGGAAATCCTAAAAACCGCCTCCAGGTCAAGGAAGTGGAGGTCTTTTATCCCTCAGACTATCTCAAAGATGGGGTGAGAATCATCGACACCCCCGGTGTAGGATCAGTTTACCGTCATAATACCGATGTAGCCTATGCCTATCTTCCCTACGTAGATGCCGGAATTTTTATTGTCACGGCTGATCCTCCTTTGAGTGAATCCGAACATCAATTTTTAAAGGATGTCCGGGATCATGTGGACAAGCTCTTCTTTGTTCTTAATAAGATTGACCTGGTGGATGAGGTTGATTTAGCCGAGGCCCTGGCCTTTACCGAAGAGATCCTCCGGCTTGACCTTGGCCGGGAGGTTAGGATCTACCCCCTTTCGGCCAAGCTGGCTCTGGAGGGAAAAATCAAAGCCGATCCAGCCAAACTAGGAAAGTCACGGTTTGTCTCTTTTGAACGTGACCTTCGGGCTTTCCTCCATCAGGAAAAGGGTAAGGCCTTCTTGAAGGCTGTAATCTCCAGCCTTCTCCGGCATGTAGCCGATGAAACCATGGCCTATAAGCTGGAACAGGAGGCGGCCAAGCTCTCCCTTGACCAGCTCCAGAAAAAAATCGCCCAATTCGAAGAAAAGGCCCAGCTAGTGGAAAAAGATCGCTCCCAGATGGAATTTATCCTCGAAGGAGAGATTAAAAAACTAACAGAGATGTTAGATGAGGATCTTCGCCTTCTTAAGGAAACTCAGCTTCCCGAACTCCTTCGCCGCTTAGAGATGGCCTTCTCCGAAAAGGTTTCCCGGGGACTCTCCAGTCGGGAACTAGAGCGAGAGATGGAAGAGTTTGTCTTTGGGGAAATCCAGCGTGTTTTTTCACTTTTCCGCAATCGCGAATCAGAAAAGATGGCTGAGGCCCTTGAGTCTATCTACCTGGATCTGGCTGGTAGGACCAATCAGATTATTGAGACTATCGTCAGGTTGGCCTCAGATCTTTTCAAAATAGAGCTCAAACCCTTTACCACCGTAGAAAAGCTGACCAGCAAGAGCGATTTTTACTTTCTCCTTCGGGAAGATCCTGTGGGTCTGGAGTTAATACAGCTTTCAGTTCGTTCTGCCCTCCCAATGTTTATTGCCAGGGGCATCATTCTGAGAAGAATGCGGGCGACTATTGCGGACCGCTTTGAGAGACATTGCGGACGGGTCCGCTATGACCTTTTAAAAAGGATAGACAGCACCACTCGAGATTTCCGACGAAGGCTCAATGAAAAGATAGATCTTACCCTTTCAGCCATAAGGGAGGCCCTACAGCGGGCCATGGCCTTGAAGAGCCAAAGTGAACAGAAGGTCTCAGAGACTCTCTCCAATCTTTCGGCCCGGCTGGCGGCTGTTGAGGAAATAAGGAGGGAGCTTTTTGGCTACCAGAAAGAGGTGGAAACCCTCTAA
- a CDS encoding cytochrome c3 family protein translates to MAFLFWGLIFFFLSVIPGEARVHGICSNCHTMHNSQSGSVVTTAGPYGYLTVADCVGCHSSNTSNTIVTVGETRIPIVLNHAPPTYPPDGSPSSTLAGGNFYWVEHKGDQYGHNVITPDATLEWAPGGDTQFGVVPNSCGFEGCHKSLASIRYGPGPGPLFNPITGNGCIGCHRAAHHANDEQNLQANGYKYVDESGGGYRFLNKAGAQFWDIPPHNPPAVAGIEDPDWEQNPSASRHNEYQDSPKPFAPLAYGQNAEGISDFCAGCHNSFHSWPAGGSPNGGSGNPWLRHPSGVELPDRGEYTNYTVYNPLVPVARKDASILIGRGPSASVTPGQDKVMCLSCHRAHGSPYPDMLRWDYSTCVTGSGNSECGCFVCHSTKD, encoded by the coding sequence ATGGCTTTCTTATTTTGGGGACTGATTTTTTTCTTTCTTTCTGTTATTCCGGGGGAGGCCCGGGTCCATGGTATCTGTTCTAACTGTCATACCATGCATAATTCTCAAAGTGGCTCGGTAGTAACCACTGCTGGTCCCTATGGCTATCTTACCGTGGCTGACTGTGTCGGTTGTCACAGTTCCAACACAAGTAACACCATCGTCACCGTGGGAGAGACCAGAATTCCCATAGTTCTCAATCATGCACCACCAACTTATCCACCAGATGGAAGTCCTTCCAGCACCTTGGCTGGAGGTAACTTTTACTGGGTGGAACATAAAGGCGACCAGTATGGCCATAACGTTATTACTCCAGATGCCACCCTAGAATGGGCCCCAGGAGGGGATACTCAATTCGGAGTGGTACCCAACAGTTGTGGATTTGAGGGATGCCATAAGTCTTTGGCCTCCATAAGATATGGTCCCGGACCCGGACCTCTTTTTAATCCTATTACCGGAAATGGCTGTATCGGCTGCCATCGGGCCGCTCACCACGCCAATGACGAACAAAATCTTCAGGCCAATGGTTATAAGTATGTCGATGAATCAGGGGGAGGTTACCGCTTTCTTAACAAGGCCGGAGCCCAGTTTTGGGATATCCCGCCCCATAATCCACCAGCTGTAGCCGGCATAGAAGACCCTGACTGGGAACAGAATCCTAGTGCCTCTCGGCATAACGAATATCAGGATTCACCAAAGCCTTTTGCCCCTTTAGCCTATGGACAAAATGCTGAGGGAATAAGTGACTTCTGTGCCGGTTGCCACAACAGTTTCCATTCCTGGCCTGCTGGAGGCTCACCTAATGGAGGAAGCGGGAACCCTTGGTTACGTCACCCATCGGGGGTGGAGCTTCCTGATCGAGGTGAGTACACTAACTACACCGTGTATAATCCTCTAGTACCTGTAGCTCGAAAAGACGCCTCGATACTTATCGGAAGAGGACCTTCGGCCAGCGTTACCCCTGGTCAAGATAAAGTTATGTGTCTCTCCTGCCATCGGGCTCATGGAAGTCCTTATCCTGATATGCTTCGCTGGGACTACAGCACCTGCGTCACCGGCTCAGGCAATAGCGAATGTGGCTGTTTTGTCTGCCACTCTACCAAGGACTAA
- a CDS encoding transcriptional repressor, which translates to MFERSALKKSSEDSLHQREKEEFRRIFSSLDEANLADREAVFEAFIEEDRHLTPEELLETLKRRGFSRGLDFVTQTLDLLCRYGFAQAKSFEGRPTLYEHRHLEEHHDHLICTKCGQIIEFVHPTIESLQEEMARLYGFKPLSHKLEIYGLCSGCQTKRVPTLPLSLASPGEKVRFCRFLGGEKLRARLTSMGLQVGDTVEVINNCGPVIVSAKGARLALGRGLAQKILVSLCQD; encoded by the coding sequence ATGTTTGAAAGATCTGCCCTGAAGAAGAGCTCTGAAGATTCCTTGCACCAGCGCGAGAAAGAGGAATTTCGAAGGATTTTTTCTTCCCTTGATGAAGCCAACCTGGCCGATCGAGAGGCTGTCTTTGAGGCCTTTATTGAAGAAGATCGCCATCTCACTCCAGAAGAGTTACTGGAAACTTTAAAGAGGCGAGGTTTTTCTCGGGGGCTTGATTTTGTCACCCAAACTTTAGACCTACTTTGTCGTTATGGTTTTGCCCAGGCCAAAAGCTTTGAAGGGCGCCCAACCCTCTATGAACATCGCCACCTGGAAGAACACCATGACCACCTCATTTGCACCAAATGCGGCCAAATCATTGAATTTGTTCACCCAACCATTGAATCTCTCCAGGAGGAGATGGCCCGTCTCTATGGTTTCAAACCCCTTAGCCACAAATTAGAGATCTATGGTCTTTGCTCTGGCTGCCAGACCAAGCGAGTCCCTACCCTTCCTCTGAGCCTGGCCTCTCCAGGAGAAAAGGTTCGCTTTTGCCGTTTTCTAGGGGGGGAAAAGCTGCGAGCCCGGCTCACCTCTATGGGACTTCAGGTAGGCGATACGGTAGAGGTAATAAACAATTGTGGCCCGGTAATCGTCTCGGCCAAGGGGGCTCGTCTGGCTTTGGGACGGGGCTTAGCCCAAAAAATACTGGTTTCTTTGTGCCAAGATTAG
- the mqnB gene encoding futalosine hydrolase: MLLSTCYGLAVSTLLVVPTELEARGLKELGFAPLICGMGPVASAAKVAYELAKHSPNCILLWGLAGAYPGSGLEVPSLVLVTEEFLGDLALCKGEHLEDLAPHLPARRRYPLPEPPRRRVHNLLEKAGLPPILGAGVTVSCVSGTRIRGEILARRFGALIENMEGAAVAQAAELAGVEMVELRVVSNLVEDPPRALWKIEEALSLGVRALQALKEFIR, from the coding sequence GTGCTTCTGTCAACCTGTTATGGTTTGGCGGTGTCCACTTTATTGGTAGTTCCCACAGAACTAGAAGCTAGAGGGCTTAAAGAGCTGGGATTTGCCCCCCTTATTTGTGGTATGGGGCCAGTAGCCTCAGCGGCCAAGGTGGCCTATGAACTGGCTAAACACTCTCCCAACTGTATCCTCCTTTGGGGACTGGCCGGGGCCTATCCTGGAAGCGGACTCGAGGTTCCCTCCCTGGTCTTGGTGACCGAGGAGTTTCTGGGAGATCTAGCCCTCTGTAAAGGGGAACACCTTGAAGATCTCGCTCCCCATCTTCCGGCCAGAAGAAGATATCCTCTGCCTGAACCTCCTCGGCGCCGGGTTCATAACCTTTTAGAAAAGGCAGGTCTTCCCCCAATTTTGGGGGCGGGAGTGACGGTTTCCTGTGTTTCGGGGACCAGGATTCGAGGAGAGATCCTGGCCCGTCGTTTTGGAGCTCTTATTGAAAATATGGAAGGGGCGGCCGTGGCCCAGGCCGCCGAACTGGCCGGTGTGGAGATGGTTGAGCTCAGGGTAGTCTCAAATCTGGTGGAAGATCCTCCCCGGGCTCTTTGGAAGATCGAGGAGGCCCTTTCCCTTGGAGTCCGGGCTCTTCAGGCCCTTAAGGAGTTCATCAGATGA
- a CDS encoding 1,4-dihydroxy-6-naphthoate synthase, translated as MRIGFSPCPNDTFFLAALMLGKVEAKVRLLPVIEDVEALNLRAFKGELEVTKLSFHAFCHLLGRYLLLPIGAALGRGVGPLWVAKEGFSFSNLKDQEVAVPGLYTTATLLLKLYFPEARLRPMRFDQIMPAISRDEVASGVIIHEGRFVYPRYGLGLVVDLGRWWEEVTGLPIPLGGFFIRSDQAQMAPQVVESLRDSLFFARENPRQVWEYIKAYAQEMEDDIIRRHIETYVNEFTEDLGPEGNSAVETLVDLARRQGIIKNFPSRFKV; from the coding sequence ATGAGGATAGGTTTTTCTCCTTGTCCTAATGACACCTTTTTTCTGGCGGCCTTGATGCTTGGCAAGGTAGAGGCCAAAGTCCGGCTTCTTCCTGTCATCGAAGACGTAGAGGCCCTTAACTTAAGGGCCTTTAAAGGAGAGCTGGAGGTAACCAAGCTCTCCTTTCATGCCTTCTGTCATCTTCTAGGACGTTACCTTTTGCTTCCCATAGGGGCGGCCTTAGGTCGGGGAGTAGGCCCCCTTTGGGTGGCTAAAGAAGGTTTTTCCTTTTCAAACCTTAAAGATCAAGAAGTGGCTGTCCCCGGTTTGTACACTACGGCGACCCTCCTTCTTAAACTCTATTTTCCCGAGGCTAGACTGCGACCAATGCGCTTTGACCAGATCATGCCTGCTATCTCTCGAGACGAAGTGGCCTCTGGAGTTATTATCCATGAAGGACGCTTTGTTTATCCCCGCTACGGTCTCGGTCTGGTTGTGGATTTAGGACGTTGGTGGGAAGAGGTAACCGGGCTCCCCATTCCCCTGGGAGGCTTTTTCATCCGCTCTGACCAGGCCCAAATGGCCCCTCAGGTTGTTGAGAGCTTGAGGGATAGTCTCTTTTTTGCTCGAGAGAATCCCCGGCAGGTCTGGGAGTATATCAAGGCCTATGCCCAGGAGATGGAAGACGACATTATCAGGCGTCATATTGAGACCTATGTCAACGAGTTTACTGAAGATCTGGGGCCGGAGGGAAACTCGGCGGTAGAGACTCTGGTTGATTTGGCCCGCAGACAAGGGATAATTAAAAACTTCCCTTCTCGGTTTAAGGTCTAA
- the tolQ gene encoding protein TolQ: protein MKGLNIIDLILDAGPVAKFVLLILFIFSVVSWAIIFFKGLQYRRLRRASEQFLDSFWTARTLSEVFRGLKDRPQAPVAEVFRQGYGELIRIRRSTPKPKAPEELSLWVESVLTRLERALDKAVSLELSRLEEGLSFLATTGNATPFIGLFGTVWGIMGAFHNIGAVGSASLATVAPGIAEALIATAFGLAAAIPAVVAFNLFMSQMARFETDIRAFVRDLLNLVERDLIQEGIGEE from the coding sequence GTGAAAGGTTTGAATATCATAGATCTTATCCTAGACGCCGGTCCCGTAGCCAAATTTGTCCTTTTGATCCTTTTTATCTTCTCTGTGGTCTCGTGGGCTATTATCTTCTTTAAAGGGCTTCAATATCGTCGATTACGTCGGGCTTCAGAACAATTTTTGGACTCCTTCTGGACAGCCCGGACGCTCTCTGAGGTCTTTCGGGGCTTGAAAGATCGTCCTCAGGCCCCGGTGGCTGAGGTCTTCCGTCAGGGCTATGGAGAGCTTATCAGGATTCGCCGTTCTACGCCCAAACCCAAAGCCCCGGAGGAGTTGTCCCTATGGGTAGAGAGCGTGCTTACCCGGCTGGAGAGGGCCCTGGATAAGGCCGTCTCCCTGGAACTCTCGCGTCTCGAGGAAGGCCTTTCCTTCCTGGCCACTACAGGCAACGCTACCCCTTTCATCGGCCTCTTTGGCACTGTCTGGGGTATTATGGGGGCCTTTCACAATATAGGGGCCGTGGGATCAGCCAGTCTGGCCACCGTGGCTCCGGGGATCGCCGAGGCCCTTATCGCCACGGCCTTTGGCCTGGCGGCGGCCATCCCGGCCGTCGTGGCCTTTAATCTCTTCATGAGCCAGATGGCCCGCTTTGAGACTGATATTCGAGCCTTTGTCCGCGATCTTCTTAATCTGGTAGAAAGAGATCTCATCCAGGAGGGTATAGGGGAGGAGTAA
- a CDS encoding ExbD/TolR family protein, producing MALNGSKKGRYLADINVTPLVDVVLVLLIIFMITAPMMTRGVSVNLPQTKAGELPRLKEPLVVTITQTGDIYIGREKVGLKGLKARFYQAARSKSEVFIEADRQAHYGLVARVLALARALGIEEVGLVTAPPPAKR from the coding sequence ATGGCCCTAAACGGTAGTAAAAAAGGTCGCTATTTGGCCGACATCAATGTTACCCCCCTGGTGGATGTTGTTCTTGTTCTTCTGATTATCTTTATGATTACCGCCCCCATGATGACTAGGGGGGTTTCGGTAAATCTCCCTCAGACCAAGGCTGGAGAACTCCCCCGGCTTAAGGAACCCTTGGTGGTGACTATTACCCAAACTGGGGATATCTATATCGGTCGAGAGAAGGTCGGGCTGAAGGGACTTAAGGCCCGATTTTATCAGGCGGCCCGAAGCAAATCTGAAGTCTTTATTGAGGCTGACAGACAGGCTCATTATGGTCTAGTGGCCCGGGTTTTGGCTCTGGCCCGGGCCTTAGGAATAGAAGAGGTCGGCTTAGTTACTGCACCACCTCCCGCAAAGAGGTAG
- a CDS encoding TonB family protein, translating into MVDNAQEEAILARRLSQLREKIREREESAHLSAALSRVAKAAAEGDREGLFNRYLSRVTGLIEANLIIPEVIKDPSRLSATVIVVIDARGRLKKFRFEKKSGNRLFDEAVRRAVYLAAPFPPPPARLSPPLEIGVVVRPLRLLREEP; encoded by the coding sequence TTGGTAGATAACGCTCAAGAGGAGGCCATTCTTGCCAGGCGCCTTTCCCAGTTGAGAGAGAAGATAAGAGAAAGGGAAGAATCAGCCCATCTGTCGGCCGCCCTTTCCCGGGTGGCCAAGGCCGCCGCAGAGGGAGACAGAGAGGGGCTCTTTAACCGCTATCTTTCCCGGGTCACCGGCCTTATTGAGGCCAATCTGATCATCCCTGAGGTCATTAAGGATCCTTCCCGTCTTTCGGCCACGGTAATCGTGGTCATTGATGCCCGAGGAAGGCTTAAAAAGTTTCGATTCGAGAAGAAATCCGGCAATCGTCTCTTTGACGAAGCTGTTCGGCGGGCCGTCTATCTGGCAGCCCCTTTTCCGCCTCCTCCGGCCCGTCTTTCTCCCCCTCTGGAGATAGGGGTTGTCGTTCGTCCGCTAAGACTGTTAAGGGAGGAGCCATGA